DNA sequence from the Chryseobacterium indicum genome:
GTGCTATCAGATCATCATAGATCGTGTTAATCTTTATTTGATTTTCCGTAAGTTCATTTTTGGTAAAGAGACCATTATCAGAAAGAAATTCGATCTTTTTGGTCGAATACCAATCCCATAAAGTCGGGAAATAAGAAATATAATCGTTGTAAGAAAAAGCTTTCTCATATGTTATAAGAGAAATTTTTCTCATATTATCTTTTTGCAGATCAAGTTCCTGATATTTTTTATTCAGATAATTTTTAAAATCAAGCTTGCTCCATGTCTCGATCTGCGAGAGATCCTGAGAATTGATATTGGTACGCTGTTCGATCTCCCAAGAATGTTGGTTGTAATAATCGAGGAAAAAACCGTTCAGCAGAACTTCAAATAATATCCTGTCATCGTCTTTCAGTTGTTTCTCTACATCACTCAGTTTTTTGAAAAGCCGACTTACCCCATCGTTCTTTTCATCGTCCTGTGTTTGGTTTACAATGCTGAATTCTGCTTTTAAAGACTGAATAAGCTGTAAAGTATTGTTATCTTTCATCGCCTGTTTCTGTATTTCTGAAATGATGGGAAGATTAGATTTATACGCTCCTTTCTGGGAATTTGCTGATATTTTTTTCCATTGCTCTTCATAATATTTCTGGGCATAAATCCCCGAGAAATTCAGCAGGAGAAGCAAAAGCATAAAAATCTTGGAAAATCTTTTCATATATGTTATTTTTGATAAATGAATTTCTTAAAAGTACTGAAAAAATCCGTTATAGACAGTCAGTTTTACGTATCCTTAACGGGAACTCTTTTTGCAGTATTTTTCATGTTGGAGCAAAACACGTTCCGCTATCCGACGGTTTTCCTCCTTTTTATCACGTATTTCAGCGGTTATCTGTACACCAAATACCAGAAAACAAAGCATTTCTTTAAAATTTTAATTGTCAATGCTTTTGCGGGAATCATCTGTGCTTTTTTAATTATTCATAACCATAATGAAGTACGGTTGATGAAATGGTTTGTGATCGTAGTTTTAGGTTTATTGTACAACAGCTTTTTTCTCGATGCCTATATCCGTAAAATTCCTCTGCTGAAAGTATTTTATGTAGGTTTGGTCTGGGGACTGATGAATTGCTGGCTTAGCCTTCCGGAATTCAGTATTCCCATCTTTCTGATCAGTTTTTTCTTCATTACGGCTTTGGTTTTACCTTTCGACATTCGGGATATGAATGTAGATACCGTGAAAACGTTTCCCACGATGATCGGCATTCAGAATACGAAATATCTGGCTTATCTGCTTATTTTTATCAGCAATATTCTGTCTGTTTTTTATCTTGATTTCAATTATGCTCTGACATTTTTTCTTTCAAGCATCATTACGTATATTTTCATCTATTTCTCTGAAAATGAAAGAGATGATGTATACTTTTCTTTTGGCGTAGAAACTTGTTCGGCACTTCCCTTTTTATTTTTAGGAATAATGAAGTATTTTTGACGAATGATTATCAAGAAGCTTTCCCTGTACAATTTTAAGAACCACACCGAGAAAAAATTCGAATTTTCTCCGCAAATCAACTGTTTTGTAGGGAATAACGGCGTGGGAAAAACCAATATTCTGGATGCGCTTCATTATCTTTCCGTAGGCAAAAGTTTTTTGGGGAATACGGATCTCAACAATATTAAAAATGATGAAGATTTCTTCACGATAGATGCTGAAATCCAGAATGATGACAGTGAGGACAATATCAAAGTACTTCAGCCCAAAGAAGCAAAAAAGGTCATTAAGAAAAACGATAAAAGCTACGACAGAATGGCGGATCACATCGGATATTTACCCAGTGTGATGATTTCTCCGTATGATTCAAATTTAATTTCGGATTCGGGAGAAAGCAGAAGAAAATTTCTGGATTCTATGATCTCACAAACGGATTCTGAGTATCTTTTTGATTTAATTCAGTACCAGAAAACGATTCAGCAGAGAAATGCTTTGCTAAAATATTTCGCCAAAAATAGGGTTTGGGATAAAGATTCACTGGAAATCTATGATGATCCGATTATTAAATTCGGAACAAAAATCTTTACTAAAAGAAAAACATTCGTTGAAAAATTAAATCCGATCGTTCAGAATTTCTACAGGATTATTTCCGGAGGAAAAGAAACGGTTTCTGTACTTTATGAGTCTCATTTGCTTGAAAATTCCTTTGAAAATCTGCTGAAAGAAAGTCTGGAAAGAGACAGAATGCTGACTTATACTTCGAAAGGAATTCATAAAGATGATCTGCTTTTTGAAATGGATGCTGTTTTAATCAAGAAAATCGGTTCTCAGGGACAGCAGAAATCCTTCTTAATCTCTTTGAAATTGGCACAAATGAGCCTGATAAAAGAATTAACAAAGAAAACGCCTATTCTTTTGCTGGATGATATTTTTGATAAACTGGATGACAGCCGTGTTTCTCAATTGATAGAACTGGTGAATCAGGAAAATTTCGGACAGATTTTTATTACGGATACACATCGTGAACGCACGGAAAGTGTGGTGAAGAAGATTAATGAGGAAAGTATCATTTTTGAGATTTAAGCCATGAAAAATATACTGTTTTTATTCTTTGCTTTTTGCTATTGTTTTCATTCAGGTCAAAAGAAGAAAAATCCGAAAGACTTGCCTGATGATTATGCTTCAGAAGGTGAAATCAATAAAAATTACCAGCCGGTTTCATTCGGTCAGAGAATAAAAAACTATCCTTTTAATAAAGCAAGTAAAATCAAAATCGTTTCTTATAACTTAAATTTTAAAAAGAGTTCAGGCTATATACCACCTCCACCGCCGCCAAAAACAAAAGAAGATTCTGTAAAATTGAACGAATTTTATAATCTTCCCAAGTCCATAGATTTTAGAGAGATTATAGAAAATCAATCTGAAAAAGAAATTGAAGAATCTAAAACTCTGAATTTAGAAGAAATATCAAAACTCAGTCATATTATTTTTAATACCTGTAATAAACATGTTATCACCATGTTTTCTCAGTCAGGATGCTTTTTCCCAAGAAATGCCATTGTTTTTTATGATGAAAACGACAGAATATTCGAAATAATTGAAATTTGCTTTGAGTGCGGAAATGTAGAAAGCTATCCTTCAAAATTTTTCAACTGGAAAAAAGCCTGTGAATTTATATATCCTGAATTAGAAAAATTTTTCCAAAGCAAAGGTTTACAAACACAATACATCAGTAAATAATGAAGAAGAAAAAACGTGAATTCCAGTCCTCGGAACTTGTGAAATCTTTTGCCAAAATTCATGGTTTTGAGCATAAACTTTTAGCTTTTGAGATTAAAGATTTTCTTTCGGATTATCTTGATGAAAGCCTTTTTAACGAAATTCAGAGCGTAAATATTGAAAATAAATGTGTTTACATCAAAATCAGTTCACCTTTATTAAAGCACGATTTTCAGATGCGGAAAAGCTTTTTCCTGAGAAAATTTCAGGATAAATTTGGCGTGGAGAAGTTTGAT
Encoded proteins:
- the recF gene encoding DNA replication/repair protein RecF (All proteins in this family for which functions are known are DNA-binding proteins that assist the filamentation of RecA onto DNA for the initiation of recombination or recombinational repair.) — protein: MIIKKLSLYNFKNHTEKKFEFSPQINCFVGNNGVGKTNILDALHYLSVGKSFLGNTDLNNIKNDEDFFTIDAEIQNDDSEDNIKVLQPKEAKKVIKKNDKSYDRMADHIGYLPSVMISPYDSNLISDSGESRRKFLDSMISQTDSEYLFDLIQYQKTIQQRNALLKYFAKNRVWDKDSLEIYDDPIIKFGTKIFTKRKTFVEKLNPIVQNFYRIISGGKETVSVLYESHLLENSFENLLKESLERDRMLTYTSKGIHKDDLLFEMDAVLIKKIGSQGQQKSFLISLKLAQMSLIKELTKKTPILLLDDIFDKLDDSRVSQLIELVNQENFGQIFITDTHRERTESVVKKINEESIIFEI